From one Lolium rigidum isolate FL_2022 chromosome 4, APGP_CSIRO_Lrig_0.1, whole genome shotgun sequence genomic stretch:
- the LOC124705533 gene encoding cyanate hydratase-like, with protein sequence MEESGASARAAVPRLMAAKAESGKSFSDIAAETGLTNVYVAQLMRRQAQLKPETAPALRAAVPALTDELVEQMMRPPFRSYHPDIVHEPAIYRLNEAVMHFGESIKEIINEDFGDGIMSAIDFYCSVDKVQAADGKTRVVVTFDGKYLPYTEQKSEHMSARADSNIS encoded by the exons atggAGGAGAGCGGCGCGAGCGCGAGGGCGGCGGTGCCGCGGCTGATGGCGGCGAAGGCCGAGTCCGGGAAGAGCTTCTCGGACATCGCGGCCGAGACGGGGCTCACCAACGTCTACGTCGCGCAGCTCATGCGGCGCCAGGCGCAGCTCAAGCCCGAGACGGCGCCCGCGCTCCGGGCGGCCGTCCCGGCGCTCACCGACGAGCTCGTGGAGCAAATGATGCGACCGCCTTTCCGGTCCTACCACCCGGATATCGTCCACGAGCCTGCCATATACAG ACTGAATGAAGCTGTTATGCATTTTGGAGAGAGCATCAAGGAAATCATCAACGAGGACTTCGGGGATGGAAT TATGTCGGCTATAGACTTCTACTGTTCAGTTGACAAGGTTCAAGCGGCTGATGGGAAAACTCGTGTGGTAGTCACATTTGATGGGAAGTATCTGCCATACACTGAGCAG